One Clupea harengus chromosome 11, Ch_v2.0.2, whole genome shotgun sequence DNA window includes the following coding sequences:
- the myom3 gene encoding myomesin-3, with amino-acid sequence MTLPLSPTDGSAAVPGGPGSPLQVEVSDVNKDYVFLRWQPPSADGATAVQGYYIERCDIGAGQWVRCNELLQKACYYPVTGLQDSTMYQFRVCAVNQAGAGRPSKATEPVLTFDPNEASRTMVVKVDRGREIIITKDELEGRIRVPLPPTDVRVCELSDTYVVLCWNEPEPRGRELLTFNVERSVEGKNSWRLASLDVVVGSTRFVTFDLQKGTSYSFRVRSVNKYGVSDPSEPSAPVTLGTPQASPPVPKGVQATRDTDSSVLLQWNEPKDKDTILGYYLYYSEAGKSEWRSVNNKPITNNRFTVHGLTKDKRYVFRVKSVGRARNSEYSEESDPVVVKSAIYVPSSPSAIALLHCSESEMLLNWRGPSCDGGSPVLGYYLDQREKAQTTWREVNIKPIKERLYKVSNLLEGQYYQFHVFAANIVGIGKPSKPSELFLCEEWTMPEAGCPYDLEFREVRSNSLVLLWAVPVYTGQSEISGYMIELSEGEESEDWTPVNEEPITDPHFKVPGLKSGRTYRLRVSAVNQAGVGMASIPSEPITAQTKPGTKEVEIGVDNDGFIYLAFETEEMSQDSKFVWSKNYSEAIDAGRAKVETKNNRSILTFTDPSEEDLGLYTVGLSDNPAVSSSYTFTAEDLERLTELGWHIRNPLIKLKSGWKVEVSEQGNVRLWLQTEALSNAAQLCLILNDREISGTPARKVNFDKASGLLEILLDQLAKEDEGSYTAQLRDGRAKNQFTLVFVDEKFRQTLAKSQANRRDWKRKVGPHFEQFLSWVVTSDCEMIMTCKVTNLNKDSTLKWYKDGVELKQVVTEPSGVSSLTIAQVTKGEAGVYRAVVSDSRGEDESVVEMLGDEFDRLMQSLGKMSALSASPMRIQCTAVGFKLYCSLKYFLSYLQTSWHFKERRIDLDDRTKPGTSMLKVWIEIFHPTESDKGKYTLEMFDGVDTHKRSLDLAGQAFDDALLEYQRLKQVAVAERNQARVTKGLPDVVAIMEEKSLCLTCFADGDPAPEMFWLKNDREVVTRDQYHVAKEPKCSTLTINKVTMEDSGNYSIFVRNQYGSETVNVTVSVYKHGEKPRADAVEM; translated from the exons atgac tttgcccctctctcccacagatgGATCAGCTGCGGTACCTGGGGGCCCTGGCTCCCCTCTGCAGGTGGAGGTGTCTGACGTGAACAAGGACTACGTCTTCCTGCGCTGGCAGCCCCCCAGTGCAGACGGAGCCACGGCGGTACAGGGCTACTACATAGAGAG gtgtgacaTTGGTGCTGGGCAGTGGGTGCGCTGTAATGAGCTCCTCCAGAAGGCCTGTTACTACCCTGTGACGGGCCTACAGGACAGCACCATGTATCAGttccgtgtgtgtgctgtcaacCAGGCCGGGGCGGGCCGTCCTTCCAAAGCCACTGAGCCTGTGCTCACCTTTGACCCCAACGAGGCCAGCAGGACTATGG TGGTCAAagtggacagagggagggagatcatCATCACCAAGGACGAGCtggaag GTCGGATTCGTGTCCCATTACCCCCAActgacgtgcgtgtgtgtgagttgagtgaCACGTATGTCGTGCTGTGCTGGAACGAGCCAGAACCCCGGGGCAGAGAGCTGCTCACCTTCAATGTGGAACGG TCCGTTGAGGGGAAGAACAGTTGGCGTCTGGCCAGTCTGGACGTGGTGGTCGGTTCCACAAGATTtgtcacctttgacctccagaAAGGCACATCCTACAGTTTCCGCGTGCGTTCGGTCAACAAATACGGTGTGAGCGATCCGTCTGAGCCAAGCGCACCGGTCACACTTGGGACACCTCAAG cATCACCCCCTGTTCCTAAGGGTGTCCAGGCCACCAGGGACACAGACTCGTCTGTCCTGCTGCAGTGGAACGAGCCCAAGGACAAAGACACCATTCTGGGATACTATCTGTACTACAGCGAGGCTGGGAAGAGCGAATGGAGGAGCGTCAACAACAAGCCCATCACCAACAACAG GTTTACCGTGCATGGGCTGACCAAAGACAAGCGGTACGTGTTCCGCGTGAAGTCGGTAGGCCGCGCCAGAAACAGCGAATACTCGGAGGAATCGGACCCAGTCGTGGTCAAATCGGCCATAT atgtCCCGTCCTCTCCCTCGGCCATTGCCCTGCTGCACTGCTCTGAGTCAGAGATGCTCCTCAACTGGAGAGGTCCGTCCTGCGACGGTGGCTCTCCTGTCCTTGGGTACTACCTGGACCAGAGAGAGAAGGCCCAGACCACTTGGCGCGAGGTGAACATCAAGCCCATCAAAGAGAGACTCTACAAG gTGTCTAACCTTCTCGAGGGGCAGTATTATCAGTTTCATGTGTTTGCTGCAAACATTGTCGGAATTGGCAAGCCCTCAAAACCTAGTGAGCTTTTTCTCTGTGAGGAATGGACAATGCCAGaggcag GCTGTCCCTATGATCTGGAATTCCGAGAGGTCCGCAGTAATTCCCTGGTGCTCCTGTGGGCAGTGCCCGTCTATACGGGCCAATCAGAGATCAGCGGCTATATGATAGAGCTCAGCGAGGGGGAGGAGTCTGAGGACTGGACACCTGTGAATGAGGAGCCAATCACAGACCCCCACTTTAAG GTACCTGGGCTAAAATCAGGTCGCACATATCGTCTGCGTgtctctgctgtcaatcaagcTGGTGTAGGCATGGCCTCCATCCCCTCTGAGCCAATAACAGCTCAAACCAAACCAG GAACCAAGGAGGTGGAGATTGGAGTTGATAATGATGGGTTCATATACCTGGCCTTTGAGACGGAGGAGATGAGCCAGGACAGCAAGTTTGTCTGGAGCAAGAACTACAGTGAGGCTATTGATGCAGGAAGAGCCAAGGTGGAGACTAAGAACAATAG ATCCATTCTGACCTTCACTGACCCGAGTGAGGAGGATCTGGGCCTGTACACAGTGGGGCTTAGTGACAACCCTGCTGTCTCCTCCAGCTACACCTTCACTGCGGAGG ACCTGGAGCGTCTCACAGAGCTGGGCTGGCACATCAGAAACCCAT TGATAAAGCTGAAGTCGGGCTGGAAGGTGGAGGTGTCGGAGCAGGGTAACGTCCGCCTGTGGCTACAAACTGAGGCCCTGTCCAACGCTGCTCAACTGTGCCTCATCCTCAATGACAGGGAGATCTCAGGCACCCCG GCCCGCAAGGTTAACTTTGACAAGGCCAGCGGTCTGCTGGAGATCCTGTTAGACCAGCTGGCCAAGGAGGACGAGGGCTCCTACACCGCACAACTGAGAGACGGCCGGGCCAAGAACCAGTTCACCCTGGTGTTTGTGGATGAGA AATTCCGGCAGACTTTGGCCAAATCCCAGGCTAACAGACGTGACTGGAAGAGAAAAGTGG GACCTCACTTTGAGCAGTTTTTGTCCTGGGTCGTGACATCAGACTGTGAAATGATAATGACATGCAAG GTGACCAACTTGAACAAAGACTCCACGCTGAAGTGGTATAAGGACGGAGTAGAGCTGAAACAGGTGGTCACTGAGCCCTCTGGCGTTAGCTCCTTAACCATTGCTCAG GTGACCAAGGGGGAGGCAGGTGTGTATAGGGCGGTGGTGTCCGACAGCCGAGGGGAGGATGAGAGCGTTGTGGAGATGTTGGGCGATG aGTTCGACCGGCTGATGCAGAGCCTGGGTAAAATGAGCG CCCTGTCTGCCAGTCCAATGAGGATCCAGTGCACTGCCGTAGGCTTTAAGCTGTACTGTTCCCTGAAGTATTTCCTGAGCTACCTACAGACCAGCTGGCACTTCAA GGAGAGGAGGATCGATCTAGACGACAGGACAAAGCCTGGAACTAGCATGCTGAAGGTGTGGATTGAGATCTTCCACCCCACTGAGAGCGATAAGGGGAAGTACACTCTGGAGATGTTTGATGGTGTGGACACACATAAACGCTCACTGGACCTCGCTGGCCAAG CATTTGATGATGCCTTGTTGGAATACCAGAGACTGAA GCAAGTTGCGGTAGCTGAGAGAA ACCAAGCTCGAGTAACCAAGGGCCTGCCTGACGTGGTGGCTATCATGGAGGAAAAG TCCCTGTGTCTCACCTGCTTTGCCGACGGAGATCCAGCGCCAGAGATGTTCTGGCTGAAAAATGACAGAGAAGTAGTCACCAGAGACCAGTACCACGTCGCCAAGGAGCCCAAGTGCAGCACCCTCACCATCAACAAAGTCACTATGGAAGACTCCGGCAACTACAGCATCTTTGTACGCAACCAGTATGGCAGTGAAACGGTCAATGTGACCGTGAGTGTTTATAAGCATGGGGAAAAGCCCCGCGCTGACGCAGTGGAGATGTAG